A stretch of Lathyrus oleraceus cultivar Zhongwan6 chromosome 6, CAAS_Psat_ZW6_1.0, whole genome shotgun sequence DNA encodes these proteins:
- the LOC127091640 gene encoding uncharacterized protein LOC127091640, translating into MESTELPPPCHDQPSSSYNSSTSGRNVFSLLAQREISPRTKHVRKWHWGESSKSKSSCSNHKPMIDAKCGLLSWVEAESLRHLSAKYCPLLPPPRSTIAAAFSQDGKVLASTHGDHTVKIIDCETGNCLKVLVGHRRTPWVVRFHPLHRQILASGSLDQEVRLWDASTSEWILSHYFNRPIASLAFHASGEIIAVASGHKLYMWHYKNGGESTSPVFVLKTRRSLRAVHFHPHGAPYLLTAQVNDLDSSDSSMTEATSHGYLQYPPPAVFVTNVNSRMHINMSSEPPYVSLPLFSRPSYTVNESRGELQHASNDVGSSSSMQVQSSSVVQFQSDTGPTEQYQTRLSNSEMPSNSQTGAEYDVHATLPNQTRIGINNLTMGGTATDETEPEPAEEINHENPDHVHSLDGGTLHDPSRHAVKPEDLSELGQFPQIVPSRDSSGWELPFLQGWLMGQSQVGVPSMLPHIGGNDDSLPQQIGSSTMPSNLSTTNVEAAMPPSEIPSGISIPTVLPPGLQGRFSITRRVPVSNSGNLVPSINATHDVEVATPPSEMPSGISIPAVLQPGLQGRFSITRRVPVSDSGNLVPYINVPHDGFDSQTIISRIQAELATSVAAAASAELPCTVKLKVWSYDLKNACTPLQRCCLTIPHVVLCSEMGAHFSPCGRFLAACVACMHPHIEADPGLQTLVHQESGVPTSPTRHPISAHQVMYELRIYSLEKSTFGSVLASRAIRAAHCLTSIQFSPTSEHILLAYGRRHGSLLTSIVIDGETTLPIYTVLEVYRVSDMELVRVLPSAEDEVNVACFHPFPGGGLVYGTKEGKLRVFQFDRAHTVNGTGSGYLPEENITGVSQ; encoded by the exons ATGGAATCAACGGAACTTCCTCCTCCGTGTCATGATCAACCCTCATCCTCCTATAATTCCAGCACCAG TGGTAGAAATGTCTTTAGCTTGCTAGCTCAAAGAGAGATTTCACCTAGAACAAAACATGTACGAAAATGGCACTGGGGAGAATCTTCTAAATCAAAATCAAGTTGCTCCAATCATAAACCAATGATAGATGCGAAGTGTGGTCTCCTCTCATG GGTTGAGGCCGAGTCATTGCGGCATTTGTCAGCCAAATATTGCCCTTTATTGCCTCCTCCACGGTCTACTATTGCAGCAGCATTTAGTCAAGACGGGAAAGTGCTCGCCTCCACACA TGGTGACCACACAGTAAAGATCATTGATTGTGAAACTGGAAATTGCTTGAAGGTATTAGTTGGCCACAGAAGGACACCTTGGGTG GTTAGGTTCCATCCATTGCATCGACAGATACTTGCTAGCGGGAGCTTGGACCAAGAAGTTCGTTTATGGGATGCTAGCACATCAGAGTGGATTTTGTCTCACTATTTCA ATCGTCCTATTGCATCTCTTGCTTTCCATGCCAGTGGGGAAATAATTGCTGTTGCATCAGGCCACAAG TTGTACATGTGGCACTACAAAAATGGAGGGGAATCAACTTCACCAGTTTTTGTGCTGAAGACAAGGCGCTCACTACGGGCTGTGCATTTTCACCCGCATGGTGCACCGTATCTTTTAACTGCTCAG GTCAATGATCTTGACTCTTCAGATTCCTCAATGACGGAGGCAACATCTCATGGTTACTTACAATATCCTCCACCAGCTGTTTTTGTCACAAATGTTAATTCCAGGATGCATATCAATATGTCAAGTGAACCACCCTATGTATCACTGCCTCTCTTCTCCAGGCCTTCATATACTGTAAATGAGTCAAGAGGAGAACTACAGCATGCTAGTAATGATGTTGGTTCAAGTAGTAGCATGCAGGTTCAGTCATCTTCTGTAGTTCAGTTTCAAAGTGACACAGGTCCAACCGAACAATATCAAACTCGATTGTCAAACTCCGAGATGCCTTCTAACTCTCAAACGGGTGCAGAATATGATGTCCATGCTACTTTACCTAATCAAACGAGAATTGGCATCAATAACCTTACAATGGGTGGTACAGCGACTGATGAAACAGAACCAGAACCAGCTGAAGAAATTAATCATGAAAACCCTGATCATGTCCATTCTCTTGATGGGGGGACGCTACATGACCCTTCTAGGCATGCTGTAAAACCCGAGGATCTCTCTGAGCTTGGTCAATTTCCTCAGATTGTTCCTTCACGAGATTCAAGTGGATGGGAGTTGCCTTTTCTGCAAGGATGGTTAATGGGTCAAAGCCAAGTTGGTGTTCCCTCAATGCTTCCTCACATTGGAGGCAATGATGACAGCCTTCCTCAACAGATTGGTTCTTCCACTATGCCATCTAATCTGTCCACTACTAATGTTGAGGCAGCAATGCCACCTTCAGAAATACCTAGCGGCATCAGCATACCAACAGTTTTACCACCAGGTTTACAGGGTCGATTTTCAATAACCCGTCGTGTACCTGTATCTAATTCTGGCAATCTTGTTCCATCCATTAATGCGACACACGATGTTGAGGTAGCAACGCCACCTTCAGAAATGCCTAGCGGCATCAGCATACCAGCAGTTTTACAACCAGGTTTACAGGGTCGATTTTCAATAACCCGCCGTGTACCTGTATCTGATTCTGGCAATCTTGTTCCATATATTAATGTGCCGCACGATGGGTTTGATAGCCAAACCATTATAAGTCGAATTCAGGCAGAACTTGCAACATCAGTGGCCGCCGCAGCTTCTGCAGAGTTACCTTGCACTGTTAAGTTAAAAGTATGGTCATATGACTTAAAAAATGCTTGCACCCCACTACAACGGTGCTGTCTAACTATACCACATGTCGTCTTATGCAG TGAAATGGGTGCCCATTTTTCACCATGTGGTAGATTTTTAGCCGCCTGTGTTGCATGTATGCACCCTCATATAGAAGCTGATCCAGGATTGCAAACTCTTGTACACCAGGAGTCTGGAGTTCCAACATCACCAACTCGACATCCAATCTCAGCACATCAAGTAATGTATGAGCTCCGGATATATTCCCTGGAGAAATCAAC ATTTGGATCAGTGCTTGCATCGCGAGCAATTAGAGCTGCTCATTGTCTGACTTCAATCCAG TTCTCACCTACATCTGAGCATATACTGCTTGCCTATGGTCGACGTCATGGCTCTCTTCTTACAAGCATTGTCATTGATGGAGAAACAACATTACCAATATATACAGTTTTAGAG gtATATAGAGTGTCAGATATGGAACTTGTCAGGGTGCTTCCTAGTGCAGAGGATGAGGTCAATGTGGCATGTTTTCATCCTTTTCCTGGGGGAGGGCTTGTCTATGGAACTAAG GAAGGAAAACTTAGGGTCTTCCAGTTTGACCGTGCTCACACTGTGAATGGTACTGGATCTGGTTACTTACCTGAGGAGAACATTACCGGAGTCAGTCAGTGA